In Streptomyces sp. NBC_00091, the following proteins share a genomic window:
- a CDS encoding PP2C family serine/threonine-protein phosphatase yields MSLSLRFAAGSHKGMIREGNEDSGYAGPRLLAVADGMGGQAAGEVASSEVISSLVQLDDDVPGSDILTALGVAVQRANDQLRAMVEEDAQLEGMGTTLTALLWTGQRLGLVHVGDSRAYLLRDGVLTQITQDHTWVQRLVDEGRITEEEATTHPQRSLLMRALGSGDVVEPDLSIREVRAGDRYLICSDGLSGVVSHQTLEETLADYHGPYETVQSLIQLALRGGGPDNITCIVADVLDTDSGDTMAAQMSDTPVVVGAVAENQHQLFDGNAMQTPAGRASGLGRPAAPPAGAFGPPGSGEAPGYGYPDQSQGGALGSFGDPKSYDAYDADGQYEDTYDHPRRRRSKGRKWTVRTLILLLVAGVVGGGLYAAHRWTQTQYYVGVKGDHVALYRGISQNLAWIHLSQVETDHPDIELKYLPPFKRKQVEATISEESLEGARKKIEELGTQVSACKQDEARRAAEAQGNQTPGPSLTPAEQAVVGQCEKQ; encoded by the coding sequence ATGAGTCTGTCCCTGCGTTTCGCCGCCGGATCGCACAAGGGGATGATCCGCGAGGGCAACGAGGACTCCGGCTACGCCGGTCCCCGGCTCCTCGCGGTCGCCGACGGCATGGGCGGCCAGGCAGCCGGCGAGGTCGCCAGCTCCGAGGTCATCTCCTCGCTCGTCCAGCTCGACGACGACGTCCCGGGCTCCGACATCCTCACCGCCCTCGGCGTCGCCGTGCAGCGCGCCAACGACCAGCTGCGCGCGATGGTCGAGGAGGACGCCCAGCTCGAGGGCATGGGCACCACGCTCACCGCCCTGCTGTGGACCGGCCAGCGACTGGGGCTCGTCCACGTCGGCGACTCCCGCGCGTACCTGCTCCGCGACGGCGTCCTCACGCAGATCACCCAGGACCACACCTGGGTGCAGCGGCTGGTCGACGAGGGCCGGATCACCGAGGAGGAGGCGACCACCCACCCGCAGCGCTCCCTCCTCATGCGGGCGCTCGGCAGCGGCGACGTCGTGGAGCCCGACCTCTCCATCCGCGAGGTCCGGGCCGGCGACCGCTACCTGATCTGCTCCGACGGCCTGTCCGGCGTGGTCTCCCACCAGACCCTGGAAGAGACCCTGGCCGACTACCACGGCCCCTACGAGACGGTGCAGTCCCTGATCCAGCTCGCCCTGCGCGGCGGCGGTCCGGACAACATCACCTGCATCGTCGCGGACGTCCTCGACACCGACAGCGGCGACACCATGGCCGCCCAGATGAGCGACACCCCGGTCGTCGTCGGCGCGGTCGCCGAGAACCAGCACCAGCTCTTCGACGGCAACGCCATGCAGACCCCGGCCGGCCGCGCCTCGGGCCTCGGCCGCCCGGCCGCGCCGCCCGCCGGCGCCTTCGGCCCTCCCGGCAGCGGCGAGGCCCCCGGCTACGGATACCCCGACCAGAGCCAGGGCGGCGCACTCGGCAGCTTCGGCGACCCCAAGTCCTACGACGCCTACGACGCCGACGGCCAGTACGAGGACACGTACGACCACCCGCGCAGGCGGCGCAGCAAAGGGCGCAAGTGGACCGTCCGCACGCTGATCCTGCTGCTCGTGGCCGGTGTCGTCGGCGGCGGCCTGTACGCGGCACACCGCTGGACGCAGACCCAGTACTACGTCGGCGTCAAGGGTGACCATGTCGCGCTGTACCGCGGCATCAGCCAGAACCTGGCCTGGATCCACCTCTCGCAGGTGGAGACGGATCACCCCGACATCGAACTGAAGTACCTGCCGCCCTTCAAGCGCAAGCAGGTCGAGGCCACCATCAGCGAGGAAAGCCTCGAGGGCGCGCGCAAGAAGATCGAAGAGCTCGGCACCCAGGTCTCCGCCTGCAAGCAGGACGAAGCCCGACGCGCCGCCGAAGCCCAGGGCAACCAGACGCCCGGCCCCAGCCTGACTCCCGCGGAGCAAGCTGTCGTCGGTCAGTGCGAAAAGCAGTAG
- a CDS encoding FtsW/RodA/SpoVE family cell cycle protein, with translation MSVVTNTTTIGAIEAPSRRNTELMLLAFAVVIPIFAYANVGLSIHGELPPGMLLYGLGFAVLAGIAHVVVRRYAKYADPLLLPIATLLNGLGVVLIWRLDQSERLQNLAKRSFGAFSESAPRQMMYTALAIALFSVVLLVLKDHRVLQRFTYISMASALILLILPVIPGLGADVFGAKIWISVGGFSIQPGEFAKIVIAVFFAGYLMVKRDALALASRRFMGLYLPRGRDLGPILMIWAMSLLVLVFENDLGTSLLFFGMFVIMLYVATERTSWIVIGLVMSMAGAGVVGATASHVKARVTAWLDPFACYSKSGACEQVGQSIMSFGSGGVLGTGWGQGNSDLIGFAANSDFIFSTVGEELGLTGVMAFLLLYGLIIERGVRTALAARDPFGKLFAIGLSGAFALQIFVVAGGVMGLIPLTGMTMPFLASGGSSVLANWVLIAILIRISDTARRPAPAPAPSPDSEMTQVVRPS, from the coding sequence ATGAGCGTTGTCACCAACACGACCACCATCGGCGCCATCGAGGCTCCGAGCCGACGGAACACCGAGCTCATGCTGCTCGCCTTCGCCGTGGTCATCCCGATCTTCGCCTACGCCAACGTGGGCCTGTCGATCCACGGCGAGCTGCCCCCGGGCATGCTGCTCTACGGACTCGGCTTCGCCGTCCTCGCCGGGATCGCCCACGTCGTCGTACGCCGCTACGCCAAGTACGCCGACCCGCTGCTGCTGCCGATCGCGACCCTGCTCAACGGCCTCGGCGTCGTCCTGATCTGGCGGCTCGACCAGTCGGAGCGGCTGCAGAACCTCGCCAAGCGCAGCTTCGGCGCCTTCTCGGAGTCCGCGCCGCGCCAGATGATGTACACGGCGCTGGCCATCGCCCTGTTCTCCGTCGTGCTGCTGGTCCTCAAGGACCACCGCGTGCTCCAGCGGTTCACGTACATCTCGATGGCGAGCGCCCTGATCCTGCTGATCCTGCCGGTCATCCCGGGTCTGGGCGCGGACGTGTTCGGCGCCAAGATCTGGATCAGCGTCGGCGGCTTCTCCATCCAGCCCGGCGAGTTCGCGAAGATCGTCATCGCGGTGTTCTTCGCCGGCTACCTGATGGTCAAGCGCGACGCCCTGGCCCTGGCCAGCCGCCGCTTCATGGGCCTCTACCTGCCGCGCGGCCGTGACCTCGGCCCGATCCTGATGATCTGGGCGATGAGCCTGCTCGTCCTCGTCTTCGAGAACGACCTCGGCACCTCGCTGCTCTTCTTCGGCATGTTCGTGATCATGCTGTACGTGGCCACCGAGCGGACCAGCTGGATCGTCATCGGCCTGGTGATGTCGATGGCGGGAGCCGGCGTCGTCGGCGCCACGGCCAGCCACGTCAAGGCCCGTGTCACCGCCTGGCTGGACCCCTTCGCCTGCTACAGCAAGTCCGGCGCCTGCGAGCAGGTCGGCCAGTCGATCATGAGCTTCGGTTCCGGCGGGGTGCTCGGCACCGGCTGGGGCCAGGGCAACTCGGACCTGATCGGCTTCGCCGCCAACTCCGACTTCATCTTCTCGACCGTCGGCGAGGAACTCGGCCTGACCGGAGTCATGGCCTTCCTCCTGCTCTACGGCCTGATCATCGAGCGGGGCGTGCGCACCGCCCTCGCCGCCCGCGACCCCTTCGGCAAGCTCTTCGCCATCGGGCTCTCCGGCGCCTTCGCCCTGCAGATCTTCGTCGTCGCCGGCGGAGTCATGGGCCTCATCCCCCTCACCGGCATGACCATGCCCTTCCTCGCCTCCGGCGGTTCCTCCGTCCTGGCGAACTGGGTGCTCATCGCCATCCTCATCCGGATCAGCGACACCGCACGCCGCCCCGCCCCGGCCCCCGCCCCGTCCCCCGACTCCGAGATGACCCAGGTGGTCCGCCCGTCATGA
- the pknB gene encoding Stk1 family PASTA domain-containing Ser/Thr kinase: MEEPRRLGGRYELSHVLGRGGMAEVYLGHDTRLGRTVAVKTLRADLARDPSFQARFRREAQSAASLNHPAIVAVYDTGEDYVDNISIPYIVMEYVDGSTLRELLHSGRKLLPERTLEMCIGILQALEYSHRAGIVHRDIKPANVMLTRTGQVKVMDFGIARAMGDSGMTMTQTAAVIGTAQYLSPEQAKGEQVDARSDLYSAGCLLYELLCVRPPFVGDSPVAVAYQHVREEPQPPSNFDPEITPVMDAIVLKALVKDPDYRYQSADEMRADIEACLEGQPVAATATMGAAGYGYPDQGGYGHQGYDQPTTALRSPDAGQTSMLPPMPPGGDGGYGYGDQGHGGYDQGHGRRQQKKSRASTILLAVAAVLVLVGAILIGRTLFSETADNRPSVPKLVGQTFEQAQSSAKNMGLTVEKEAEEPCADQPKGNVCSQNPAPETKVDKGFAVKVKVSSGAPKVAVIDVVRMKFEDAESALKAKKFQVEKKLVESDSATPGTVTEQNPKSGSQAEQGSVITLTVAKEISKGIVPDLTGKTKEQAVKLLQDAKLKLGSTTEVDSPGAAPKTIVQQQYAPGEQLAKDTAVNVSIAKASTAPTAVPLLAGRTVAQAKDDLKRANLNFGAVLGGPTDDNALVTASEPAAGTPLPAGTVVNVRTMVNPSQPQDGGQQGGGGFFGGLTGGSRR, encoded by the coding sequence ATGGAAGAGCCGCGTCGCCTCGGCGGCCGGTACGAGCTGAGCCACGTGCTCGGCCGTGGTGGCATGGCCGAGGTCTACCTCGGTCACGACACCCGGCTCGGCCGTACCGTCGCCGTCAAGACCCTGCGTGCCGACCTCGCCCGCGACCCGTCCTTCCAGGCCCGGTTCCGTCGCGAGGCCCAGTCGGCCGCGTCGCTGAACCACCCCGCGATCGTCGCCGTCTACGACACCGGCGAGGACTACGTCGACAACATCTCCATCCCGTACATCGTGATGGAGTACGTCGACGGCTCGACCCTGCGTGAGCTGCTGCACTCCGGCCGCAAGCTGCTGCCCGAGCGCACCCTCGAGATGTGCATCGGCATCCTCCAGGCCCTCGAGTACTCGCACCGCGCCGGCATCGTCCACCGTGACATCAAGCCCGCCAACGTGATGCTCACCCGGACCGGCCAGGTCAAGGTCATGGACTTCGGCATCGCCCGCGCCATGGGCGACTCCGGTATGACCATGACGCAGACGGCCGCCGTGATCGGCACCGCCCAGTACCTCTCCCCGGAGCAGGCCAAGGGCGAGCAGGTCGACGCGCGCTCCGACCTCTACTCCGCCGGCTGCCTGCTCTACGAGCTGCTCTGCGTCCGGCCGCCCTTCGTCGGCGACTCGCCGGTGGCCGTCGCCTACCAGCACGTACGCGAAGAGCCCCAGCCGCCGTCGAACTTCGACCCCGAGATCACGCCGGTGATGGACGCCATCGTCCTCAAGGCCCTGGTCAAGGACCCCGACTACCGCTACCAGTCCGCGGACGAGATGCGGGCCGACATCGAGGCCTGCCTCGAGGGCCAGCCCGTGGCCGCCACCGCCACCATGGGCGCGGCCGGCTACGGCTACCCAGACCAGGGCGGATACGGACACCAGGGCTACGACCAGCCCACCACCGCCCTGCGCTCCCCCGACGCCGGCCAGACCTCGATGCTCCCGCCGATGCCCCCCGGGGGCGACGGCGGATACGGGTACGGGGACCAGGGCCACGGCGGCTACGACCAGGGTCACGGCCGCCGCCAGCAGAAGAAGAGCCGGGCCTCGACGATCCTGCTGGCCGTGGCCGCGGTGCTCGTCCTGGTCGGCGCGATCCTGATCGGCCGGACCCTCTTCAGCGAGACCGCCGACAACCGCCCCAGCGTGCCCAAGCTCGTCGGCCAGACCTTCGAGCAGGCCCAGAGCAGCGCCAAGAACATGGGCCTCACGGTGGAGAAGGAGGCCGAGGAGCCCTGCGCGGACCAGCCCAAGGGCAATGTCTGCTCGCAGAACCCGGCCCCCGAGACCAAGGTCGACAAGGGCTTCGCGGTCAAGGTCAAGGTCTCCTCGGGCGCGCCCAAGGTCGCCGTGATCGACGTCGTCCGCATGAAGTTCGAGGACGCCGAGTCGGCCCTGAAGGCGAAGAAGTTCCAGGTCGAGAAGAAGCTGGTCGAGTCCGACAGCGCGACCCCCGGCACGGTGACGGAGCAGAACCCCAAGAGCGGCAGCCAGGCCGAGCAGGGTTCGGTGATCACCCTCACCGTCGCCAAGGAGATCTCGAAGGGCATCGTCCCCGACCTCACCGGCAAGACCAAGGAGCAGGCCGTCAAGCTGCTCCAGGACGCCAAGCTGAAGCTCGGCAGCACCACGGAGGTCGACTCCCCCGGGGCCGCGCCGAAGACGATCGTCCAGCAGCAGTACGCCCCCGGTGAGCAGCTCGCCAAGGACACCGCGGTGAACGTCAGCATCGCCAAGGCCTCGACGGCGCCCACCGCGGTACCGCTGCTGGCGGGCCGGACCGTGGCCCAGGCCAAGGACGACCTCAAGCGGGCCAACCTGAACTTCGGGGCGGTCCTGGGCGGCCCGACGGACGACAACGCCCTGGTGACGGCCTCCGAGCCGGCTGCCGGGACCCCGCTGCCGGCCGGCACGGTCGTGAACGTCCGCACCATGGTGAACCCGAGCCAGCCGCAGGACGGCGGCCAGCAGGGCGGCGGCGGCTTCTTCGGAGGCCTGACCGGCGGCAGCCGCCGCTAG
- a CDS encoding DUF3662 and FHA domain-containing protein, translating into MGVLKRFEQRLEGLVNGTFAKVFKSEVQPVEIAGALQRECDNNATIWNRERTVVPNDFIVELSAGDYERLSPYSGQLGDELAGLVRDYAKQQRYSFMGPIKVHLEKADDLDTGLYRVRSRTLASSTSQDSPQAPQSQQGQQGGYGYPPVAAPPMPAGPPPGGPGARPGGAPAAPGAPGTVRRWIEINGTRHQISRPTLVLGRSTEADVRIDDPGVSRRHCEIRTGTPPTIQDLGSTNGIVVDGQHTTRATLRDGSRIVVGSTTIIYRQAEG; encoded by the coding sequence ATGGGAGTCCTGAAGCGTTTCGAGCAGCGACTCGAAGGTCTGGTGAACGGCACCTTCGCCAAGGTGTTCAAGTCCGAGGTCCAGCCGGTGGAGATCGCCGGCGCCCTCCAGCGGGAGTGCGACAACAACGCCACCATCTGGAACCGCGAGCGGACCGTCGTACCCAATGACTTCATCGTGGAGCTCAGCGCCGGCGACTACGAGCGTCTGAGCCCCTACTCCGGTCAGCTCGGCGACGAACTCGCGGGCCTCGTACGCGACTACGCCAAGCAGCAGCGCTACAGCTTCATGGGCCCCATCAAGGTGCACCTGGAGAAGGCGGACGACCTCGACACCGGCCTCTACCGGGTCCGCAGTCGCACCCTCGCCTCCAGCACCTCCCAGGACTCCCCGCAGGCCCCCCAGAGCCAGCAGGGCCAGCAGGGCGGTTACGGCTACCCGCCGGTCGCCGCCCCGCCCATGCCCGCGGGACCGCCTCCGGGCGGACCCGGCGCCCGCCCCGGCGGCGCGCCTGCGGCTCCCGGTGCCCCGGGCACCGTGCGCCGCTGGATCGAGATCAACGGCACCCGCCACCAGATCTCGCGCCCCACGCTCGTACTCGGCCGGAGCACCGAGGCCGATGTGCGGATCGACGACCCCGGCGTATCCCGCCGGCACTGTGAGATCCGGACCGGAACACCCCCGACGATCCAGGATCTCGGGTCCACCAACGGCATCGTGGTGGACGGGCAGCACACCACCCGCGCTACGCTCCGCGACGGCTCGCGGATCGTCGTGGGCAGCACCACCATCATTTACCGGCAAGCCGAAGGGTGA
- a CDS encoding penicillin-binding protein 2, whose protein sequence is MNKPLRRISLFCGLLVLALLIRTNWLQYVQAEELSTRKENRRVQIAQYATERGNIIVQGQPVTGSAVTDGSDYKYKRTYIDGPLWAPVTGYASQAFGSTQLESLDDGILTGNDDRLFFDRTIGMFTGEKKQGGNVITTLNAAAQKAAFDKLGDRKGAVAAIDPRTGAILALVSTPSYDPSSFAGNSKADEKAWVELKDNEDKKLVNRALRETYPPGSTFKVVTAAAALENGVVSDINAPTDTPEPYILPGTKTPMVNHASGCEKATLNFALQVSCNSVFANLGDKVGRDKMVDTAQKFGFNNDKIDTPVRAFASVYDKTMGKDGNAQSAIGQFNTAATPLQMAMVTAAIANDGKLMKPYMVEQLTAPNLDTIEKHEPSEMSRPLSAANAQKVQQMMVNVVEAGTGTKAKIKDVKVGGKTGTAQHGEKNAKRPYAWFISYAELPDGSSPVAVAVVIEDSDADREDISGGGQAAPVAKAVMEAVLKNKG, encoded by the coding sequence ATGAACAAGCCCCTGCGCCGCATCTCGCTGTTCTGCGGGCTGCTCGTCCTCGCGCTGCTGATCCGGACCAACTGGCTGCAGTACGTCCAGGCCGAGGAACTCAGCACCCGCAAGGAGAACCGCCGGGTCCAGATCGCCCAGTACGCCACCGAACGCGGCAACATCATCGTCCAGGGACAGCCGGTCACCGGTTCCGCCGTCACCGACGGCAGCGACTACAAGTACAAGCGGACCTACATCGACGGCCCCCTGTGGGCGCCCGTCACCGGCTACGCCTCGCAGGCCTTCGGCTCCACCCAGCTGGAGTCCCTGGACGACGGCATCCTCACCGGCAACGACGACCGGCTGTTCTTCGACCGCACCATCGGCATGTTCACGGGGGAGAAGAAGCAGGGCGGCAACGTCATCACCACCCTGAACGCCGCCGCCCAGAAGGCCGCCTTCGACAAGCTCGGCGACCGGAAGGGCGCGGTCGCGGCGATCGACCCGCGCACCGGCGCCATCCTGGCCCTGGTCAGCACCCCCTCGTACGACCCGTCCAGCTTCGCCGGGAACTCCAAGGCCGACGAGAAGGCCTGGGTCGAGCTGAAGGACAACGAGGACAAGAAGCTCGTCAACCGCGCGCTGCGCGAGACGTACCCGCCGGGCTCCACCTTCAAGGTGGTCACGGCCGCGGCCGCGCTGGAGAACGGCGTGGTGAGCGACATCAACGCCCCCACGGACACCCCCGAGCCGTACATCCTTCCCGGCACCAAGACCCCGATGGTCAACCACGCGAGCGGCTGCGAGAAGGCGACCCTGAACTTCGCCCTCCAGGTCTCCTGCAACTCGGTCTTCGCGAACCTGGGCGACAAGGTCGGCCGCGACAAGATGGTCGACACCGCCCAGAAGTTCGGCTTCAACAACGACAAGATCGACACCCCGGTCCGCGCCTTCGCCAGCGTCTACGACAAGACCATGGGCAAGGACGGCAACGCGCAGAGCGCCATCGGCCAGTTCAACACCGCGGCCACCCCGCTCCAGATGGCCATGGTCACCGCGGCGATCGCCAACGACGGCAAGCTGATGAAGCCGTACATGGTGGAGCAGCTGACCGCGCCCAACCTCGACACGATCGAGAAGCACGAGCCGTCCGAGATGAGCCGGCCCCTCAGCGCGGCGAACGCGCAGAAGGTCCAGCAGATGATGGTCAACGTCGTCGAGGCCGGCACGGGAACCAAAGCCAAGATCAAGGACGTCAAGGTAGGCGGCAAGACCGGTACCGCCCAGCACGGCGAGAAGAACGCCAAGCGCCCCTACGCCTGGTTCATCTCCTACGCCGAGCTGCCGGACGGAAGCTCCCCCGTCGCCGTGGCCGTCGTCATCGAGGACAGCGACGCCGACCGCGAGGACATCAGCGGTGGCGGCCAGGCCGCGCCGGTCGCCAAGGCCGTCATGGAAGCCGTACTGAAGAACAAGGGATGA
- a CDS encoding FHA domain-containing protein — protein MSELTLTVMRLGFLAVLWLFVIVAVQVIRSDLFGTRVTQRGSRRGGGGSAGAPPQTGRQSAPPQQRQRRGAPTKLVVSEGTLTGTTVALAGQTITLGRAHDSTIVLDDDYASSRHARIYPDRDGQWIVEDLGSTNGTYLDRTRLTTPTPIPPGAPIRIGKTVIELRK, from the coding sequence ATGTCAGAGCTGACCCTGACGGTCATGCGGTTGGGTTTCCTGGCCGTTCTGTGGCTGTTCGTCATCGTGGCCGTTCAGGTCATCCGCAGCGACCTGTTCGGTACGCGAGTCACGCAGCGCGGCTCACGCCGCGGTGGCGGCGGCTCCGCCGGCGCGCCGCCGCAGACCGGGCGGCAGTCCGCCCCACCCCAGCAGCGCCAGCGCCGGGGTGCGCCGACCAAGCTCGTCGTCTCCGAGGGCACCCTCACGGGCACCACGGTGGCCCTCGCCGGCCAGACGATCACGCTGGGCCGCGCCCACGATTCCACGATCGTGCTGGACGACGACTACGCCTCCAGCAGGCATGCCAGGATCTACCCCGACCGTGACGGCCAGTGGATCGTCGAGGATCTCGGGTCCACCAACGGCACGTATCTCGACCGGACCCGGCTGACCACCCCGACGCCCATCCCGCCGGGCGCCCCGATCCGCATCGGCAAGACCGTCATCGAGCTGCGGAAGTAG